The following are encoded in a window of Ricinus communis isolate WT05 ecotype wild-type chromosome 4, ASM1957865v1, whole genome shotgun sequence genomic DNA:
- the LOC8269197 gene encoding palmitoyl-acyl carrier protein thioesterase, chloroplastic: MTSMASKGSIRLYFPCDFRNTLQKKNMKMDMVMARSGFSYSLNPIAPKIPRFYVVANASNPQRVDTINGKKVNGIHVAESSNSYADQNKMNATAGLVLDGNVDHQPLHKWLLGRFVDERLVYSQTFIIRSYEIGPDKTATMETLMNLLQETALNHVTSSGLAGDGFGATREMSLRKLIWVVTRIHIQVQRYSCWGDVVEIDTWVDGAGKNGMRRDWIIRDYNTKEIITRATSTWVIMNRETRKLSKMPEQVRQELVPFYTNRIAIAKENNDVEKIDKLTDETAERIRSGLAPRWSDMDANQHVNNVKYIGWILESVPINVLEDYNLTSMTLEYRRECRQSNLLESLTSTTEHSNNNSCNRKAHLEYTHLLRMQADKAEIVRARTEWQSKSNRKTI; encoded by the exons ATGACATCAATGGCTTCAAAGGGTAGCATTAGATTATACTTCCCTTGTGATTTTCGCAATACGTTACAGAAAAAGAACATGAAAATGGACATGGTCATGGCCAGGTCAGGATTTTCTTATTCCCTTAATCCAATTGCACCAAAAATTCCAAGATTTTATGTGGTGGCAAATGCTAGCAATCCTCAAAGGGTGGACACAATCAATGGGAAAAAGGTGAACGGAATACATGTAGCAGAGAGTAGTAATTCATATGCAGATCAGAATAAGATGAATGCTACTGCAGGTTTAGTGCTAGATGGTAATGTGGATCATCAACCTCTTCACAAATGGTTGCTTGGAAGATTTGTTGATGAAAGGTTGGTCTACAGTCAGACCTTCATTATTAGGTCTTATGAGATTGGTCCTGACAAAACTGCCACCATGGAGACATTGATGAATCTCCTTCAG GAGACTGCACTTAACCATGTCACAAGCTCGGGTCTTGCCGGAGATGGCTTTGGCGCTACTAGAGAGATGAGCCTCAGGAAGCTCATATGGGTTGTCACTCGCATACATATTCAAGTTCAAAGATATAGCTGCTG GGGAGATGTGGTTGAGATTGATACTTGGGTTGATGGAGCAGGGAAGAATGGAATGCGCAGGGATTGGATAATTCGAGATTATAATACTAAAGAAATCATAACACGAGCAACAAG CACATGGGTGATAATGAACAGAGAAACACGAAAACTGTCGAAAATGCCAGAACAAGTCAGGCAAGAGTTGGTACCATTCTACACAAATAGGATTGCAATAGCTAAGGAGAACAATGATGTTGAGAAAATCGATAAGCTTACTGATGAAACTGCGGAGAGAATTCGATCTGGTCTTGCT CCAAGATGGAGTGACATGGATGCCAATCAACATGTAAATAATGTAAAATACATTGGATGGATCTTGGAG AGTGTGCCAATAAATGTCCTGGAAGATTACAATCTGACAAGCATGACCCTGGAGTATAGACGAGAGTGCAGACAATCAAATCTGCTGGaatccttaacaagcacaaCCGAGcattcaaataataattccTGCAACCGCAAAGCACACTTGGAGTATACGCACTTGCTTCGGATGCAAGCTGACAAGGCAGAGATCGTCAGAGCGAGAACAGAATGGCAATCCAAATCCAACAGAAAAACCATCTAA
- the LOC8269196 gene encoding HVA22-like protein e, with protein MSRFWTFLTHVHALSGPVLMLLYPLYASVMAIESPCKLDDEQWLAYWILYSFLTLTEMVLQSILEWIPIWYTVKLVLVAWLVLPQFRGAAFIYEKYVRENLKKYRGGRDRHHSPHTSPNVSSGKGKNKFVQFITPKKGEHEAY; from the exons ATGAGTCGTTTTTGGACTTTTCTCACTCATGTTCATGCATTATCTgg GCCGGTCCTGATGTTGCTATACCCTTT ATATGCATCTGTGATGGCCATAGAGAGCCCTTGCAAATTGGATGATGAACAGTGGCTTGCTTATTGGATCCTATATTCATTTCTAACTCTTACAGAGATGGTCCTCCAGTCCATCTTAGAATG GATTCCAATTTGGTATACGGTGAAACTAGTGTTGGTGGCATGGCTGGTTCTGCCGCAGTTCAGGGGAGCAGCTttcatttatgaaaaatatgtgagggaaaatttaaagaaatacaGAGGGGGTAGAGATCGTCATCATTCTCCCCACACTTCACCTAACGTTAGCAGTGGCAAGGGCAAGAACAAGTTTGTTCAATTCATAACCCCTAAGAAA GGAGAGCATGAGGCTTATTGA
- the LOC8269195 gene encoding uncharacterized protein LOC8269195, whose protein sequence is MDLIQLQKIHAINKSKRHQLLDSFFLYSMTVLTCSLFCSSPLWFPYLVSSIKLFLFISLPKISSTLLNSKIIFIVGNLIIILLIGESKFFTSNSIPAATDAYYNEYVNRKRGLRNSSTLEEKKATNTNTSFKENASKSCEGVKKIKVEVWDEGNSEVAEKEREDLDGEEEISLPAEELNKRADDFIARVNRQRMQEARLLLC, encoded by the coding sequence ATGGATCTTATCCAACTTCAAAAGATCCATGCAATTAATAAATCCAAGAGGCATCAACTTCTTGACAGTTTTTTCCTGTATTCCATGACAGTGTTAACTTGCAGTCTTTTTTGTTCCAGCCCTCTTTGGTTCCCCTACTTAGTTTCTTCCATCAAGCTCTTTCTGTTCATCTCGCTTCCTAAGATCAGCTCTACACTCCTCAACTCCAAAATCATTTTCATAGTGGGCAATCTCATTATAATTCTTCTTATTGGAGAATCCAAGTTCTTCACTTCAAACTCTATTCCAGCAGCTACTGATGCGTACTATAATGAATACGTCAACCGAAAAAGGGGACTCCGAAATTCATCTACTCTTGAAGAGAAGAAAGCGACAAATACAAATACATCGTTCAAAGAAAACGCAAGCAAGAGTTGCGAAGgggttaaaaaaataaaagtggaAGTTTGGGATGAGGGAAATTCAGAAGTAGCGGAGAAGGAAAGAGAGGATTTAGATGGAGAGGAAGAGATTAGTTTACCTGCTGAGGAATTGAACAAAAGGGCTGATGATTTTATTGCAAGGGTTAATAGACAAAGGATGCAAGAGGCTAGACTGCTACTTTGCTAA
- the LOC8269194 gene encoding 11-beta-hydroxysteroid dehydrogenase A → MDLINTFLNLVAPPFTFFSLCFLLPPYLIYKGFSSVFNFIFSEDVTGKVVLITGASSGIGEHLAYEYAKRGACLALVARREKRLRDVVYRAEEYGSPDVLMILADVQKVDDCNRLVEETISHFGRLDHLVNNAGISSAAMLEEITDITTFRTIMDTNFWGSAYITHFAVPYLRGTRGKIIVIASSASWLPSPRFSIYNASKAALVAFFETLRVELGSDIHVLIVTPGFIESELTQGKFLLAEGKVDLDQDARDVQVSAIPVQAVTECARSIVNSARRGDKYLTEPKWFRMTWIWKVFCPDAIEWNYRLSYLPGEGEPAAEAPSKKVLDMTGAKKILYPESIQMPELKTD, encoded by the exons ATGGATCTCATCAACACGTTCTTAAACTTAGTAGCCCCTCCATTTACCTTCTTCTCACTATGCTTTTTGTTGCCACCTTATCTTATTTACAAGGGCTTTAGCTCTGTTTTCAACTTCATTTTTAGTGAGGATGTTACTGGCAAGGTAGTCCTGATAACTGGCGCTTCTTCAGGCATAGGAGAG CATTTGGCTTATGAGTATGCAAAGAGAGGAGCCTGCCTAGCTCTTGTCGCCCGCAGAGAGAAGCGGCTGAGAGACGTTGTATATAGAGCCGAAGAGTATGGCTCCCCTGATGTGCTTATGATTCTTGCAGATGTCCAGAAGGTCGATGACTGTAACCGGCTTGTTGAGGAAACTATTAGTCATTTTGGGAGGT TGGATCACCTTGTTAATAATGCCGGTATCAGTTCAGCCGCTATGCTTGAAGAAATAACTGATATCACCACTTTTAGGACTATAATG GACACGAACTTCTGGGGTTCAGCATACATTACCCATTTTGCAGTTCCATATCTACGTGGGACTAGAGGCAAGATCATAGTCATTGCCTCTTCTGCCTCATGGTTGCCATCACCAAGGTTCAGCATATATAAC GCAAGCAAAGCGGCACTGGTGGCCTTCTTCGAGACATTGAGGGTTGAATTAGGCTCTGACATTCATGTATTAATTGTGACACCTGGTTTCATAGAGTCTGAATTGACCCAAGGCAAATTCCTTTTAGCTGAAGGAAAAGTGGACTTGGACCAAGATGCAAGGGAT GTACAAGTGAGTGCTATCCCAGTTCAAGCAGTGACTGAATGTGCGAGATCCATAGTAAACAGTGCGAGACGGGGAGATAAATACCTGACAGAGCCAAAATGGTTCAGGATGACTTGGATATGGAAGGTGTTTTGCCCTGATGCGATTGAATGGAATTATAGATTGTCTTATCTACCTGGAGAAGGTGAACCTGCAGCAGAAGCGCCAAGCAAGAAAGTTCTTGACATGACTGGAGCTAAGAAAATCCTCTACCCTGAATCTATCCAGATGCCAGAGCTCAAGACCGATTAA
- the LOC8269193 gene encoding 11-beta-hydroxysteroid dehydrogenase-like 4A, with translation MDLMHELFNIVLPPINIILILCFLPPYLVFKILYYIKRHISIENVAGKVVLITGAAKGIGEQLAYEYARRGACLVLVDIKEDRLGPVVNKARQLGSPDVISIGADVSNIEDSQRFIEGAINHFGRLDHLVNNAGVGTDSITNDNVFIKPRRVMEINYWGTVYSTHFAIPHLSKSKGKIMVTASGLGWFPTPKTGFYGASKAAVINYYESLRSEIGCDIGITIVTPGLIKTDMSDELEKNKGVNLIVPLESKESCAKAMVNSVCRGDKYLVEPSWIRILFSWKVFYPEIVEFGNHWAIFRNRGTPKKSPIQSPEAKAE, from the exons ATGGACTTGATGCACGAGTTGTTTAACATTGTACTTCCTCCAATAAACATCATATTGATCCTATGTTTCTTACCACCCTATCTTGTCTTCAAGATTCTGTATTACATTAAAAGGCATATATCCATAGAAAATGTTGCCGGAAAAGTAGTACTCATCACCGGAGCAGCCAAGGGAATCGGCGAG CAATTGGCTTATGAGTACGCAAGGAGAGGAGCTTGTTTAGTCCTGGTCGACATAAAAGAAGACCGCCTTGGACCAGTTGTTAATAAAGCTAGACAACTTGGCTCGCCTGACGTTATATCAATCGGTGCAGATGTTTCAAACATTGAAGATTCTCAGAGATTTATTGAGGGTGCAATAAACCATTTCGGCAGAT TGGATCATCTAGTGAACAATGCTGGAGTTGGAACAGATTCCATTACTAACGACAATGTATTCATCAAACCTCGTCGAGTAATG gaaataaattattggGGTACAGTATACAGCACCCATTTTGCCATCCCGCATCTAAGCAAAAGCAAAGGCAAGATCATGGTGACTGCTTCAGGTTTAGGATGGTTCCCTACTCCCAAAACCGGTTTCTATGGT GCTAGCAAGGCAGCTGTAATAAACTACTATGAGTCGCTGAGAAGTGAAATTGGGTGCGACATTGGCATAACAATAGTAACTCCTGGACTAATTAAGACGGACATGTCTGATGAGCTCGAGAAAAAT AAAGGTGTGAATTTGATTGTGCCATTAGAATCAAAAGAATCATGCGCCAAGGCAATGGTGAACAGTGTTTGCCGTGGAGATAAGTACTTGGTGGAGCCATCATGGATAAGGATCCTATTTTCTTGGAAGGTTTTTTACCCTGAAATTGTAGAGTTTGGCAACCACTGGGCTATTTTCAGGAACCGCGGCACTCCGAAGAAAAGCCCAATTCAATCACCTGAAGCCAAGGCAGAGTAA